One Methylocaldum marinum DNA window includes the following coding sequences:
- a CDS encoding lipopolysaccharide biosynthesis protein → MLRAWRRKLQSHFDASSRFKKNFLRVASASVFAQALPILASPIMTRLYSPHDFGVLALFVALLGVSVAMATMRFDWLLAAAHTRKAAAHIVVLGVLFVVLACLAFVGICFFGLYHEVAFVDWHTLDRFIWLMPVAVLGSGLQTLLSGWFIRAAHLTPVARARIRQSLAVVALGLIGGVHALGALGLIAATVLGTFIGVGGLFRSARNDLALGLAHIRTLSLFAKARSIRRRMLVSGATGIINVSGLLLPAIMISHYFSAVELGWYALMQRLATGPVGTVTGAVGQSFWGEARSLSHTDTRALQTLFERTSSRLALLSIPVAAACLAGPWYVGPIFGREEWQGAGKVLAALTPFVVAQIIAAPLSSVITIKRHEKWLFFWDLTRTLFVIAVFSVGGYYGIGLTTAVLWYAIGMAVMYALLFCKTRRIICA, encoded by the coding sequence ATGCTCCGGGCCTGGCGCCGGAAACTGCAGTCGCATTTCGATGCTTCGTCCCGCTTCAAGAAGAACTTTCTCAGAGTCGCTTCGGCGAGCGTGTTCGCCCAGGCTCTGCCGATATTGGCGTCTCCGATCATGACGCGCTTGTATTCGCCGCACGACTTCGGCGTGCTCGCCCTGTTCGTCGCTCTATTGGGCGTGAGCGTCGCCATGGCCACCATGCGGTTCGACTGGTTGCTCGCCGCGGCCCACACGCGGAAAGCGGCCGCCCACATCGTAGTCCTCGGTGTTCTTTTTGTTGTGCTGGCTTGCTTGGCTTTTGTAGGGATTTGCTTCTTCGGTCTCTATCACGAAGTCGCCTTCGTCGACTGGCATACGCTCGATCGCTTTATCTGGCTGATGCCTGTCGCGGTCCTCGGGAGCGGCCTCCAGACTCTGCTTTCGGGCTGGTTCATTCGCGCGGCCCACCTTACCCCGGTCGCGCGGGCACGGATCCGGCAGAGCCTGGCCGTGGTCGCACTCGGTCTGATCGGCGGCGTTCATGCGCTGGGCGCGCTGGGTCTGATTGCGGCCACGGTGCTTGGCACCTTCATCGGTGTCGGCGGCCTCTTTCGGAGTGCCCGGAATGACCTGGCACTCGGCCTCGCGCATATCCGTACGCTTTCTCTATTCGCCAAAGCCCGATCGATCCGGCGGCGCATGCTGGTTTCGGGAGCCACCGGCATCATCAATGTGAGCGGCCTGCTGCTGCCCGCCATCATGATTTCTCACTACTTTTCCGCGGTCGAACTGGGCTGGTACGCACTCATGCAGCGTCTCGCCACCGGGCCGGTAGGCACCGTCACCGGGGCGGTGGGACAAAGCTTCTGGGGCGAGGCGCGGAGCCTGTCCCATACCGATACCAGGGCACTGCAAACGCTTTTCGAGCGAACCTCGAGCCGGCTCGCACTGCTCAGCATTCCCGTCGCTGCGGCATGCCTCGCGGGACCATGGTACGTGGGTCCGATTTTCGGACGAGAGGAATGGCAGGGCGCGGGCAAGGTTCTCGCCGCCCTGACACCTTTTGTCGTTGCCCAGATCATCGCAGCGCCCTTGTCTTCGGTCATTACCATCAAACGCCACGAAAAATGGCTGTTTTTCTGGGATCTGACCAGAACGCTATTCGTTATCGCTGTGTTCTCGGTAGGCGGATACTACGGGATCGGACTCACGACCGCGGTGCTCTGGTATGCCATCGGGATGGCGGTGATGTACGCCCTTCTTTTCTGCAAAACGCGGCGGATCATCTGTGCTTAA